Proteins co-encoded in one Pararoseomonas sp. SCSIO 73927 genomic window:
- a CDS encoding peroxiredoxin, whose translation MLQLGDTAPDFEAQTTEGLIRFHEWIEGSWAVLFSHPKDFTPVCTTELGAVARLKPEFDRRGVKVIGLSVDPLPDHKAWAGDIAETQGHALNFPLIADSDRRISDLYGMIHPNASDTLTVRSVYVIGPDKTLKLSLTYPASTGRNFAEILRVIDSLQLTAEHSVATPADWRQGEDVIIVPSLGDDEARRRFPDGWKTLKPYLRIVSQPGRR comes from the coding sequence CCGCCCCCGACTTCGAGGCCCAGACCACCGAGGGCCTGATCCGCTTCCACGAGTGGATCGAGGGCTCCTGGGCCGTCCTGTTCAGCCACCCGAAGGACTTCACCCCCGTCTGCACCACGGAGCTTGGCGCCGTGGCGCGTCTCAAGCCGGAGTTCGACCGGCGTGGCGTGAAGGTCATTGGGCTCTCGGTCGATCCTCTCCCGGATCACAAGGCCTGGGCAGGCGATATCGCCGAGACCCAGGGACACGCGCTCAACTTCCCGCTCATCGCGGATTCCGACCGCAGGATCTCGGACCTGTATGGGATGATCCACCCGAACGCGAGCGACACGCTGACCGTGCGGTCCGTCTATGTGATCGGGCCTGACAAGACGCTCAAGCTGTCGCTTACCTATCCTGCGAGCACGGGTCGCAACTTCGCCGAGATCCTACGGGTAATCGACTCGTTGCAGCTTACCGCGGAGCATAGCGTCGCAACGCCTGCGGACTGGCGGCAGGGCGAGGATGTGATCATCGTGCCGTCCCTCGGTGACGACGAGGCGCGGCGGAGATTCCCAGATGGCTGGAAGACCCTGAAGCCTTACCTGCGCATTGTCTCGCAGCCGGGAAGGCGCTGA
- a CDS encoding PepSY domain-containing protein, producing the protein MPTPPRRAPLAHGWILAAVLAVLPIAAPHADDDRPSPDERVRIEAALRGLGFVRWGEIEREDDGRAWEVDDARTAEGRQYDLRLAADDLRELWRREDD; encoded by the coding sequence ATGCCCACACCTCCGCGCCGCGCCCCCCTCGCCCACGGCTGGATCCTGGCCGCCGTGCTGGCCGTCTTGCCCATCGCCGCGCCGCACGCCGACGATGATCGGCCGTCGCCGGACGAGCGTGTCAGGATTGAAGCCGCGCTGCGCGGCTTAGGCTTCGTACGCTGGGGCGAGATCGAGCGCGAGGACGATGGTCGGGCCTGGGAGGTCGATGATGCCCGCACCGCCGAAGGGCGGCAGTACGACCTCAGGCTGGCCGCTGACGACCTGAGAGAGCTGTGGCGGCGCGAAGACGATTGA